One Hypomesus transpacificus isolate Combined female chromosome 21, fHypTra1, whole genome shotgun sequence genomic region harbors:
- the gemin6 gene encoding gem-associated protein 6: protein MSTKWRQLKPLEWGAYVNKEVKVTSHEKQQYQGWVFTVDPVSASIVLVNMLEKGTAVAVVVMGHAVEEVEVLQEGNEAISERMRDVFTPQGAQTLCMNELKHRKDSLRVWLEKNRIPVEEEGETLKIANVLTVSPPYGVENCSSPNEIILARVQSLVESNPGGEQPANV, encoded by the exons ATGTCAACTAAGTGGCGTCAACTGAAGCCCCTTGAATGGGGTGCATATGTCAACAAAGAAGTTAAAGTAACCTCGCACGAAAAGCAACAATATCAAGGTTGGGTGTTCACCGTGGACCCAGTCTCTGCAAG TATCGTCTTGGTGAACATGCTTGAAAAGGGAACAGCTGTGGCGGTGGTGGTAATGGGTCATGCTGTGGAAGAAGTGGAGGTTTTACAGGAAGGGAACGAGGCCATCTCGGAGCGCATGAGAGACGTCTTCACACCACAGGGTGCACAGACTCTATGCATGAATGAACTGAAACATAGAAAGGACAGCCTTCGTGTTTGGCTGGAGAAGAATCGCATCCCCGtcgaagaggaaggggagacacTGAAGATAGCTAACGTGTTAACCGTTAGCCCTCCCTATGGAGTAGAGAACTGCAGCAGCCCCAATGAGATCATTTTGGCCCGAGTGCAAAGTCTTGTGGAGAGCAACCCTGGTGGCGAGCAACCTGCGAATGTCTGA